GCCCTGGTTCAAGCTGCATGGCGATTTCGCCGGGACGCGCTTCTCCACCATTGGTAATGACCGCATCAACCTGCTTAAGCCTTAATGCGCGCTCACGCATTGGGCCTGCCGGAAGCCACCAACCGTTGCCGAAACGGCGCACGCCATCAACCACCACGATTTCTTTATCGCGCGCCAGCGCGTAGTGTTGAAGACCATCATCGGTAATGATGATTTGCGGCCCGGCGTTATCGATAAGCGCCTGCACCGCCTGCGCGCGATTGGCGGATACCGCCACGGGCGCGCCAGTGCGCTGGTAGATAAGCACCGGCTCGTCGCCTGCTTGCGCAGGCGTGGTAGCTGCGCTAAGCACTAACGGATAATGCGCAGCCTTCCCGCCGTAACCACGCGACACTACGCCTGCGCGTATACCTCGCTGCTGCAGTTGCTCAACCAGCCAGACCACGACCGGCGTTTTACCGTTGCCGCCTGCGGTAAGATTCCCCACCACGACCACCGGCACCGGCGCGCGCCAGGCCTTACGTAAGCCCAGCTGATAGCTCAGGCGGATAGCGCTGCTAATGAGGCCATACAGCCAGGAGAGCGGCAGCAGGAGCACCCATAACGGCGAACGGCCAGACCAGATGCGCTCAATCATTGCCCGAACTGCATTTTATGAAGCTGCGCATAAACGCCATGCTGTTCCAGAAGCTCGGTATGATTGCCTCGCTCGACAATGCGTCCGTCTTCGATAACCACGATTTCATCCGCCTGCTCGATAGTCGAAAGACGATGCGCGATAACCAGCGAGGTGCGGTTCTTTTGCAG
This sequence is a window from Cronobacter sakazakii. Protein-coding genes within it:
- the lpxK gene encoding tetraacyldisaccharide 4'-kinase, producing the protein MIERIWSGRSPLWVLLLPLSWLYGLISSAIRLSYQLGLRKAWRAPVPVVVVGNLTAGGNGKTPVVVWLVEQLQQRGIRAGVVSRGYGGKAAHYPLVLSAATTPAQAGDEPVLIYQRTGAPVAVSANRAQAVQALIDNAGPQIIITDDGLQHYALARDKEIVVVDGVRRFGNGWWLPAGPMRERALRLKQVDAVITNGGEARPGEIAMQLEPGLAVNLRSGERRPVNTLENVVAMAGIGHPPRFFATLEKCGLTPVKTLSLADHQALRETDVLALLSEGQSLLMTEKDAVKCRAFAHDNWWYLPVDATLAQPQADQLLKDILTLVR